A stretch of Christensenellaceae bacterium DNA encodes these proteins:
- the pyrG gene encoding CTP synthase, with product MAKYIFVTGGVVSGLGKGITAASLGRLLKARGLKVMAQKLDPYINIDPGTMSPYQHGEVFVTDDGAETDLDLGHYERFIDEDLNRFSNLTTGRVYANVLDKERKGEYLGETVQVIPHITNEIKSFIYAVGKKTDADIVITEIGGTTGDIESQPFLEAIRQVSHEAGRENCLFLHVTLVPYLKSSGEHKSKPTQHSVKELQSFGIMPDIIVMRSDEPTGEAIRQKIALFCNVKPDCVIENRTLPVLYEAPLMLEQNGLANIVCRELGLKCTAPDLSDWEQMLDRMKHSRRQVKIALVGKYVQLHDAYLSVAEALAHGGYENGAKVEIEWIDSEKLTPDNVQEKLAACNGILVPGGFGSRGVEGKIHAARYAREKNVPFLGICLGMQVAVIEYARHVLGYADADSGEFNEETAHAVIDLMPDQYGVEKKGGTMRLGAYPCKIVPDSILQKAYGKDEVSERHRHRYEFNNEFRREMEKHGLKICGMSPDGKLVEAVELLENDFFVGVQFHPEFKSRPNKAHPLFRAFIAAALQKQDRE from the coding sequence ATGGCAAAGTATATTTTCGTAACGGGCGGCGTGGTATCGGGGCTTGGAAAAGGAATTACGGCGGCTTCGCTCGGCAGGCTTCTGAAAGCGCGCGGATTAAAGGTCATGGCGCAAAAACTGGACCCGTATATCAACATTGACCCGGGCACGATGAGCCCTTACCAGCACGGCGAGGTTTTCGTAACGGATGACGGCGCGGAAACAGACCTCGATTTGGGACATTACGAACGGTTTATCGACGAAGACCTGAACAGGTTCTCCAACCTTACGACGGGCAGGGTATACGCCAATGTGCTCGATAAGGAACGAAAGGGTGAATATCTGGGGGAAACGGTGCAGGTGATCCCGCATATCACCAATGAGATCAAAAGCTTTATTTATGCCGTGGGCAAAAAGACGGACGCAGATATTGTCATCACGGAAATCGGCGGTACGACAGGCGATATTGAAAGCCAGCCGTTTTTGGAAGCGATCAGGCAGGTATCACACGAAGCGGGCAGGGAAAATTGCCTGTTTTTGCATGTGACGCTGGTGCCCTACCTGAAAAGCTCAGGCGAGCATAAATCAAAGCCGACGCAGCATTCCGTCAAGGAACTGCAGTCCTTTGGTATTATGCCGGATATTATCGTCATGCGCAGCGACGAACCGACGGGCGAGGCGATACGCCAGAAAATCGCGCTGTTCTGCAACGTAAAACCGGATTGCGTCATTGAAAACCGGACGCTGCCCGTACTCTATGAAGCGCCGCTCATGCTTGAGCAAAACGGGCTGGCAAATATTGTGTGCCGCGAACTGGGCCTGAAATGTACCGCCCCCGATCTTTCGGACTGGGAGCAAATGCTGGATAGGATGAAACACAGCCGTCGGCAGGTAAAAATCGCGCTGGTGGGAAAATACGTACAGTTGCACGACGCGTATCTTTCCGTAGCGGAGGCGCTTGCGCACGGCGGATATGAAAACGGCGCGAAAGTAGAAATAGAATGGATCGATTCTGAAAAACTTACACCGGACAATGTACAAGAAAAGCTTGCGGCATGCAATGGAATTTTGGTGCCGGGCGGCTTTGGCAGCAGGGGAGTCGAAGGGAAAATTCATGCCGCGCGGTATGCGCGGGAAAAAAATGTTCCCTTTCTGGGGATATGCTTAGGCATGCAGGTTGCGGTGATCGAGTATGCGCGCCATGTGCTTGGCTACGCCGACGCCGACTCCGGCGAATTCAACGAAGAGACGGCACATGCCGTCATCGATCTGATGCCCGATCAATACGGTGTGGAAAAAAAGGGAGGCACGATGCGTCTGGGGGCATATCCGTGTAAGATCGTGCCGGATTCCATCCTGCAAAAAGCATATGGAAAAGATGAGGTTTCCGAGCGCCACCGTCACCGCTATGAGTTCAATAACGAGTTCAGGCGGGAAATGGAAAAACACGGACTGAAAATTTGCGGGATGTCGCCTGACGGCAAGCTTGTAGAGGCAGTAGAGCTTTTGGAAAATGATTTTTTTGTCGGCGTCCAATTTCATCCGGAGTTTAAAAGCCGTCCGAATAAGGCACACCCCCTGTTTCGCGCGTTTATCGCGGCTGCGCTGCAAAAGCAGGACAGGGAATAA
- a CDS encoding LacI family transcriptional regulator — translation MKKRITMADIAAEVGVSQSAVSIILSGRKDISFADETIDKVHAACSKLGYKSARSLSRINSKTIMIMSENLTIPYYALLTQQIENTAHLHGYKSFICNTNRNKDFEIAYLEMATKMDVAGIICLTHPHCPEKFSEVSKKIPVIAVCDRVENLSVDIVEMDNYKASILLIDHLVELGHKKIMLLTASPDINIGRQFRLKGLKHQMTHYGLADSFAMRVKDVDWKSEMAGLVDDYTIGYELMQDPAILKEGFTAFIGMSDLVSRGIADALIEKGKRIPEDFSICGYDNLLYARLLPVSLTTIDHHIEQKGLLAFELLQRQMKILNNREDMDFQEARIKLEHPPVLVVRKSTGPAPR, via the coding sequence ATGAAAAAAAGAATCACAATGGCAGACATCGCTGCCGAAGTCGGGGTTTCACAATCCGCCGTTTCCATTATATTAAGCGGGAGAAAAGACATCAGCTTTGCCGATGAGACGATAGACAAGGTTCATGCAGCATGCAGCAAGCTTGGATATAAGTCCGCCCGTTCTCTATCCCGTATCAATTCCAAAACGATTATGATCATGAGTGAGAATCTGACGATCCCTTATTATGCCCTGCTCACGCAGCAGATCGAGAATACTGCGCATCTTCACGGTTATAAATCCTTTATATGCAATACCAACCGGAACAAAGACTTTGAAATCGCCTACCTTGAGATGGCGACCAAAATGGATGTCGCGGGGATTATTTGCCTTACCCATCCGCACTGCCCTGAGAAATTCAGCGAAGTCTCCAAAAAAATACCCGTGATCGCGGTATGCGACAGGGTTGAAAATCTTTCCGTAGACATTGTGGAAATGGATAACTATAAGGCGTCTATCCTTTTGATCGATCATCTGGTGGAATTGGGGCATAAAAAAATCATGCTGCTTACCGCCTCGCCCGATATTAACATAGGCAGGCAATTCCGCTTAAAAGGGCTTAAACACCAGATGACCCATTATGGGCTTGCCGATTCTTTTGCCATGCGGGTCAAGGATGTCGATTGGAAAAGCGAAATGGCGGGATTGGTGGACGACTACACAATCGGCTATGAGCTTATGCAGGATCCTGCCATTTTAAAGGAGGGTTTCACCGCCTTTATCGGCATGTCGGACCTTGTGTCCCGTGGAATTGCCGACGCCCTCATCGAAAAAGGCAAGCGGATTCCCGAGGATTTTTCGATCTGCGGGTACGATAATCTGCTTTACGCCCGTTTACTGCCCGTTTCTCTTACAACCATCGATCATCATATCGAACAAAAGGGGCTGTTGGCATTTGAACTCTTGCAGCGCCAGATGAAAATCCTCAACAACAGGGAAGATATGGATTTTCAGGAAGCGCGCATTAAACTCGAGCATCCGCCCGTACTCGTGGTTCGTAAATCCACAGGTCCCGCGCCCAGATGA